In a single window of the Chondrocystis sp. NIES-4102 genome:
- a CDS encoding two-component response regulator yields the protein MKQILIVEDEVRIAMFIKKGLQAKGYLTSVAENAKSAATLLINQQFDLALLDLGLPHKDGLTVLQEWRKQGINFPVIILTARDDVTDKVAGLRGGADDYITKPFNFAELLARIEVRLKINMSTSSKNANKIQRGNMILDLRTRKIQVNNEEVELSAREFTMVEIFFRHPEQIVTRERLLNLVWGYDYCPASNIVDVYIGCLRKKLGNKSFETVRGVGYRLGLGE from the coding sequence ATGAAGCAAATTTTAATTGTAGAAGACGAAGTTAGAATTGCAATGTTTATCAAAAAAGGCTTGCAAGCAAAAGGATACTTAACTAGCGTTGCGGAAAATGCCAAGAGTGCTGCAACTTTACTAATCAATCAACAATTCGATTTAGCATTATTAGATTTAGGTTTACCCCATAAAGATGGCTTAACTGTTTTACAAGAATGGCGAAAACAAGGAATAAATTTTCCCGTTATTATTTTGACAGCAAGAGATGATGTAACAGATAAGGTAGCAGGTTTAAGAGGTGGTGCGGATGATTATATAACCAAACCGTTTAATTTCGCTGAATTACTAGCTCGTATTGAAGTTCGACTAAAGATCAATATGTCAACTTCTAGCAAAAATGCCAATAAAATCCAACGAGGTAACATGATTCTTGATCTACGTACCCGTAAAATTCAAGTAAATAATGAGGAGGTGGAATTATCTGCTCGTGAATTTACAATGGTAGAAATATTTTTTCGTCACCCTGAGCAAATAGTGACGAGAGAGCGATTATTAAATTTAGTTTGGGGTTACGATTATTGTCCTGCTTCCAATATTGTCGATGTTTATATTGGCTGCTTGCGCAAAAAGTTAGGTAATAAATCTTTTGAAACAGTTAGAGGCGTGGGGTATCGTTTGGGGTTGGGGGAGTAA
- a CDS encoding putative phosphoglycerate mutase yields MNNLLSSSTKVILVRHARTTYNEQGRYQGSSDESRLTEKGYKDALATGLALQEYDFDAIYLSPLTRVKQTTEAIITVLKQNKNYIPPIFTDHRLTEIKMSDWQGLLYQEVKEKYVEAANCWQNTPHLFNFNDTFFPVIDLFEQVTQFWQKLLTKHRGETILIVAHGGTNRALISTAVGLNPEYYHSLQQSNCGISCLEFLPNSKFAQLKYLNFTTQIKESLPKLKAGKTGWRWLLLSNAIAFDLCDYSYLTQLVKGNLINFLLSDDTQASTLLSQQILNFNPDILHLHLAQNHFLTTWQQTIYNKQKLNNNSESSNDLVTGLIITDDHHIKQIIQKTFKNKTSLNTVEQLVVIHYPHKNCHPILQGILPINNLLSPQLN; encoded by the coding sequence ATGAATAATCTCTTATCTTCCTCTACTAAAGTAATTTTAGTTCGTCATGCTCGCACTACTTATAATGAACAAGGTAGATATCAAGGTAGTAGTGATGAATCGAGATTAACGGAGAAAGGATATAAGGATGCTTTAGCAACAGGATTAGCATTACAAGAGTATGATTTTGATGCAATTTATCTAAGCCCGTTAACTAGGGTTAAACAAACTACTGAGGCGATTATTACTGTTTTAAAACAAAATAAAAATTATATTCCACCTATATTTACTGATCATCGCTTAACTGAAATTAAAATGTCAGATTGGCAGGGATTATTATATCAAGAGGTGAAAGAAAAATATGTCGAAGCTGCAAATTGTTGGCAAAATACACCCCATCTTTTTAATTTTAATGATACCTTTTTTCCAGTTATAGATTTATTTGAACAAGTAACGCAATTTTGGCAAAAACTTTTAACTAAACATCGCGGTGAAACTATTTTAATTGTGGCGCATGGTGGTACGAATAGGGCGTTAATTAGTACAGCAGTTGGTTTGAATCCAGAATATTATCATAGTTTACAGCAGTCTAATTGTGGTATTAGTTGCCTAGAGTTTTTACCCAATTCTAAATTTGCTCAACTAAAGTATCTCAATTTTACTACTCAGATAAAAGAAAGCTTACCAAAGTTGAAAGCAGGTAAAACTGGTTGGCGATGGCTTTTATTATCTAATGCGATCGCGTTTGATTTATGTGATTATTCCTATCTTACTCAATTGGTAAAAGGGAACTTAATTAATTTTTTGTTATCCGATGATACTCAAGCATCTACATTATTATCTCAACAAATTTTAAATTTCAATCCAGATATTTTACATTTGCATTTAGCACAAAATCATTTCCTTACTACTTGGCAACAAACAATCTATAATAAACAAAAATTAAATAATAATTCTGAATCTTCCAATGATTTAGTAACTGGTTTAATTATTACCGATGATCACCACATCAAACAAATTATCCAAAAAACCTTTAAAAATAAAACTTCCTTAAATACAGTAGAGCAGCTTGTAGTTATTCATTATCCTCATAAAAATTGTCACCCAATTTTACAAGGTATCTTACCAATTAATAACCTGCTATCTCCTCAATTAAATTAA
- the ndk gene encoding nucleoside diphosphate kinase: MERTFIMIKPDGVQRHLTGEIIHRFERKGFTLVGLKMLQVSRELAEKHYAVHKQRPFFNGLIEFITSAPVVAMVWEGENVVSAARNLIGATNPTTADPGSIRGDFGVSIGRNLIHGSDAIETAQTEVSLWFSQEELVNWQPVRQSWLYE; encoded by the coding sequence ATGGAACGCACTTTTATTATGATCAAACCCGATGGCGTACAACGTCATTTAACTGGAGAAATTATTCACCGTTTTGAACGAAAAGGTTTTACTTTAGTAGGACTAAAAATGCTACAAGTTTCTCGCGAATTGGCAGAAAAACATTATGCTGTTCATAAACAAAGACCGTTCTTCAATGGTTTAATCGAATTTATTACCTCAGCACCTGTAGTGGCAATGGTTTGGGAAGGAGAAAATGTAGTCAGCGCAGCCAGAAATTTAATTGGTGCTACTAATCCTACTACTGCTGATCCTGGTTCAATTCGTGGTGATTTTGGGGTTAGTATCGGACGTAATTTGATTCATGGATCTGATGCAATTGAAACCGCACAAACAGAAGTTTCTTTATGGTTTTCTCAAGAGGAGTTAGTTAACTGGCAACCAGTTAGACAATCTTGGCTTTACGAATAA
- a CDS encoding putative glycosyltransferase gives MNNKKVTLVVVPRERFSYTRESLASIYQYTSIPFDLVYVDGNSPKHIRQYLEAQAIEKGFKLVRTQQYLSPNQARNIGLQHVKTEYVVFVDNDIHVSPGWLEKLVNCAAETDATVVCPLVCIGKQLHSKVHLAGGEARIILEIKNDKKRRKVHEKHYFVNRPVAEIQDQLIRRECEFAEFHCMLVRTNIFNTIGLLDEKLLSTREHIDFSMSVINAGGKIYCQPDSVTTYVPDSGFEFSDLTYFMLRWSDAWEVASLEHFMQKWDLTKKDKYFKKRYSRLGQRRHQAFLRPLVRQLSFGGYYTWIEKVLVAIERKVNYVISKQSSVIVGNFVDSNKYESSI, from the coding sequence ATGAATAACAAAAAAGTAACATTAGTCGTTGTACCGCGAGAACGTTTTAGTTATACAAGAGAATCTTTAGCCAGTATTTATCAATATACTTCAATTCCTTTTGATTTAGTGTATGTTGATGGTAATTCCCCTAAACATATTCGACAATATTTAGAGGCTCAAGCAATAGAAAAGGGTTTCAAATTAGTTAGAACTCAACAGTATCTCTCCCCTAATCAAGCGAGAAATATCGGTTTACAGCACGTTAAAACAGAATATGTTGTCTTCGTTGATAATGATATCCATGTCTCCCCAGGCTGGTTGGAAAAATTAGTTAATTGTGCAGCAGAAACTGACGCAACCGTAGTATGTCCTTTGGTTTGTATCGGCAAACAACTACATAGTAAAGTTCATTTGGCAGGAGGAGAAGCTCGTATTATCTTAGAGATTAAAAATGACAAAAAGCGACGTAAAGTTCACGAAAAACATTATTTTGTGAATCGTCCTGTAGCTGAAATTCAAGACCAATTGATAAGACGAGAATGTGAATTTGCTGAGTTTCACTGTATGTTAGTTCGCACCAACATCTTTAATACTATTGGTTTGTTGGATGAGAAATTACTCAGCACTAGAGAACATATTGATTTCTCCATGTCGGTTATTAATGCAGGCGGGAAAATTTATTGTCAACCTGATTCGGTAACTACCTATGTCCCTGATTCTGGATTTGAATTCTCAGATTTAACTTACTTTATGTTGCGTTGGAGTGATGCTTGGGAAGTTGCCAGCTTGGAACACTTTATGCAAAAGTGGGATCTAACTAAAAAGGATAAATACTTTAAAAAACGCTACAGTCGTTTAGGACAACGCCGTCATCAGGCTTTCTTACGCCCGTTAGTTCGTCAGCTTTCTTTTGGTGGTTATTATACTTGGATAGAAAAAGTCTTGGTGGCAATTGAGAGAAAGGTTAATTATGTAATTAGTAAGCAGTCATCCGTTATTGTGGGTAACTTTGTAGACTCCAATAAATATGAATCTTCCATTTAA
- a CDS encoding ABC transporter HlyB/MsbA family protein, with translation MKKKRPKNIKQGISGLNRIVKHFMPQIRRQGGLITISFLALLTETGLHILEPWPLKFIFDEIIFKEFQVENLKVPFLDNLSVLNLLTLLVIALVITALLRGTMAYISTAGMAVAATRVLSEIRANLYSHIQSLSLSFHNKAKTGDLITRVTYDIERLREVTVVAALPLITNTLTMVGMLGVMMWLNWQLALIAVMIFPLFIITTATMSKRIHQVAKKQRQREGVMAANAAEAIGAIKVVQALSLQSRLEKTFAKQNLKSLNESAQTQKLRAGQERTVEVLVAIATSVVLWRGVQLVMVGTITPGDLLVFITYLKVAFKPMRQLAKYTAQIAKAIASGERIVDLLEIVPEVRDAKSAYPAHPFGGMVEFRCVSFAYENQANILSNLSLTVFPGQKVALVGASGSGKSTLVSLLLRLYDPQQGRILIDEHDIKDYTLDSLRKQISIVLQESVLFAASIKDNIAYGCVEATNREIEMAARLANAHDFIMALPEGYDTVVGERGSTLSGGQRQRIAIARAAIRNAPIVILDEPTVGLDNHSERLVTDALDRLTQTSTTFLITHDLRTAQNADQIFYLEGGKILERGTHQQLMELGKHYATLYRLQQTVGYY, from the coding sequence ATGAAAAAAAAACGACCTAAAAACATAAAACAGGGAATATCAGGCTTAAACCGTATAGTTAAGCATTTCATGCCTCAAATTCGGCGACAAGGGGGCTTAATTACTATTTCCTTCCTAGCATTGTTAACCGAAACAGGTTTACATATCCTTGAGCCTTGGCCACTAAAATTTATTTTTGATGAAATCATCTTTAAGGAGTTTCAAGTAGAAAACTTAAAAGTTCCATTTCTAGATAACTTAAGTGTTCTAAATCTATTAACCCTGCTGGTGATTGCCCTAGTAATTACGGCTTTACTTAGGGGAACGATGGCTTATATAAGTACAGCAGGAATGGCGGTAGCTGCAACAAGAGTTTTAAGTGAAATTCGGGCTAACCTATATTCTCATATTCAAAGCCTGTCTCTTTCTTTCCATAATAAAGCCAAGACAGGAGATTTAATTACTCGTGTTACCTACGATATCGAAAGACTGAGGGAAGTAACAGTTGTTGCAGCTTTACCTTTAATCACCAACACCCTAACAATGGTAGGAATGCTTGGGGTAATGATGTGGTTGAATTGGCAATTAGCTTTAATTGCGGTGATGATTTTTCCCTTATTTATAATTACCACCGCCACTATGAGTAAACGTATTCATCAAGTGGCAAAGAAACAACGCCAAAGAGAAGGAGTAATGGCAGCCAATGCAGCCGAGGCTATCGGTGCAATCAAAGTAGTACAAGCATTATCTCTACAGTCTCGCTTAGAAAAAACCTTTGCCAAACAAAATCTAAAGAGCCTTAACGAAAGCGCGCAAACTCAAAAACTAAGGGCGGGACAAGAGCGTACAGTAGAAGTGCTTGTTGCGATCGCCACATCGGTTGTCCTTTGGCGAGGAGTACAGTTAGTGATGGTTGGGACTATTACCCCAGGTGACTTACTGGTATTTATTACCTATCTAAAGGTTGCTTTTAAACCCATGCGTCAGTTAGCCAAATATACGGCACAAATTGCCAAAGCGATCGCCTCTGGAGAAAGAATTGTTGATTTACTAGAAATTGTACCTGAAGTTAGAGATGCTAAATCTGCTTATCCTGCCCATCCCTTTGGGGGTATGGTAGAGTTTCGTTGTGTTAGTTTTGCCTATGAAAATCAAGCAAATATTCTCAGTAATTTATCTTTAACGGTTTTCCCAGGACAGAAGGTTGCCTTAGTAGGTGCTTCAGGTTCGGGTAAATCTACTTTGGTTAGTCTTTTATTACGTCTTTATGATCCTCAACAGGGTCGTATATTAATTGATGAACATGACATTAAAGACTATACTCTCGATTCACTGCGAAAACAAATTAGTATCGTTTTACAAGAAAGTGTTCTTTTTGCTGCCAGTATTAAAGATAATATTGCCTATGGGTGTGTGGAAGCTACCAATAGAGAAATAGAAATGGCTGCTCGTTTAGCTAATGCCCACGATTTTATCATGGCACTTCCAGAAGGATACGATACTGTAGTTGGGGAAAGAGGATCGACCCTTTCAGGGGGACAAAGACAAAGAATTGCGATCGCTCGTGCTGCTATTCGTAATGCTCCCATTGTAATTCTGGATGAACCAACAGTTGGATTGGATAATCATAGTGAACGTCTGGTTACCGATGCTTTAGACCGTCTGACACAAACATCAACTACTTTTTTAATTACCCACGATTTAAGAACTGCTCAAAATGCTGATCAAATTTTTTATCTTGAGGGGGGAAAAATTTTAGAACGAGGAACACATCAACAGTTAATGGAATTGGGTAAGCATTATGCTACTCTTTATCGCTTACAACAAACCGTTGGATATTATTAG
- a CDS encoding nucleotide sugar epimerase has translation MKILVTGVAGFIGYHLATRLLAEGNHVYGIDNLNDYYDVSLKQARLQQLLPQSNFNFEYIDISDRALIAKLFAQYHFDIVVHLAAQAGVRYSLQNPHAYVDSNLIGFTNILEGCRHQQIEHLIFASSSSVYGANTKVPFAIGDNVDRPVSLYAATKKANELMAHAYSHLYQIPITGVRFFTVYGPWGRPDMAYFKFTRAIAQDQPINIYNFGRMKRDFTYIDDVVEAVTRIINSKPATGNGQPPYKIYNLGNHHPVELKEFIAIIEDLMGKSAKKNLLPMQPGDVVATYADVQELITDFDFQPSTSIASGLEKFVSWYLKYYRVSLRSLSAVAI, from the coding sequence ATGAAAATTCTTGTCACTGGTGTAGCTGGCTTTATTGGTTATCATTTAGCCACAAGATTATTAGCTGAAGGTAATCATGTTTATGGAATAGATAACCTTAACGATTACTATGATGTTAGTCTTAAACAGGCTCGTTTACAACAATTATTACCCCAGAGTAATTTTAATTTTGAATATATAGATATTAGCGATCGCGCTTTAATTGCCAAATTATTTGCACAGTATCATTTTGATATAGTTGTTCATTTAGCTGCTCAAGCTGGTGTACGTTATTCCCTACAAAATCCTCATGCTTATGTAGATAGTAACTTAATTGGTTTTACTAATATTTTAGAAGGTTGTCGTCACCAACAGATTGAACATTTAATTTTTGCTTCTTCAAGCTCGGTATATGGCGCAAATACTAAAGTCCCTTTTGCCATAGGGGATAATGTCGATCGCCCTGTATCTCTTTATGCAGCTACTAAAAAAGCTAATGAATTGATGGCTCATGCTTACAGTCATTTGTATCAGATACCTATAACGGGGGTGCGTTTTTTTACTGTCTACGGTCCTTGGGGTAGACCTGATATGGCATACTTTAAGTTTACAAGAGCGATCGCTCAAGATCAACCGATCAATATTTATAATTTTGGCAGAATGAAGCGAGATTTTACTTATATTGATGATGTTGTTGAAGCAGTAACTAGAATTATTAATAGTAAGCCTGCAACTGGGAATGGACAACCACCTTATAAAATTTATAATTTAGGCAATCATCACCCAGTAGAATTGAAGGAATTTATTGCCATAATTGAAGATCTTATGGGTAAATCTGCTAAAAAGAATCTGCTTCCTATGCAACCTGGGGATGTTGTTGCTACTTATGCGGATGTTCAAGAGTTAATAACAGATTTTGATTTTCAACCCAGCACTTCTATTGCTTCTGGGTTAGAAAAATTTGTTAGTTGGTATCTCAAGTATTATCGAGTTTCTTTGAGATCTTTAAGTGCTGTGGCTATCTGA
- a CDS encoding Rieske [2Fe-2S] domain-containing protein produces the protein MKRREFTGFVGIGVGMSIVPAALTACNSQSQNQATPNTTSLQNGFQPVGNVSQLEQKGQILSEELKDKKVLVIRDPENNQKLIAVNPTCPHAGCTVGWESDTGKFICPCHDSEFGSNGEVLTGPATEALANYEVKLEGDSILVKIG, from the coding sequence ATGAAGCGTCGAGAATTTACTGGTTTTGTGGGTATTGGAGTGGGAATGAGTATAGTCCCTGCTGCTTTAACCGCTTGTAATTCACAATCTCAGAATCAAGCTACTCCAAATACTACTAGCCTTCAAAATGGTTTTCAACCAGTTGGCAATGTAAGCCAGTTAGAACAAAAAGGACAAATTTTGAGTGAGGAATTAAAGGACAAAAAAGTCTTAGTAATTCGTGATCCAGAAAATAACCAAAAATTAATTGCCGTTAATCCTACTTGTCCTCATGCTGGTTGTACAGTGGGGTGGGAGTCTGATACAGGGAAATTTATCTGTCCTTGTCATGATTCAGAATTTGGTAGTAATGGGGAGGTATTAACTGGACCTGCAACGGAAGCATTAGCCAACTATGAGGTAAAGTTGGAGGGTGACTCGATTTTGGTTAAAATCGGTTAG
- a CDS encoding glycosyl transferase, group 1 family protein, with protein sequence MKTICLTAQEFPPDVGGVGVSAKRIALLLTELGYKVHVAVFRAVFRKERKLAQAGKFYRSRCETTVQDDITVHRLYPAVRSTVARDQDYLMDIYGQLTTISKQYKFELVHAFFINETGFLTTMLAKENNLPVINSVRGADLHKHIFDSQQQKQIAWTLENSDWTTFVSQDLMRRARLFTPIITNKSSAFLNSINPLDFNNLPTPSLVTKLKGIVIGSVGNFRDKKGIEYLLDACQNIATEFTLLFVGEFVAKEKEYWQQELTNSGLEDKIVITGKISREEALAYLPYMDIFAIPSLNDGCPNALLEAMLAQRAVIGTNVDAIAEIIDSGVNGLLVNPYNSEELRDAIAQLINRPLLRQNFGKLAKQKIVQDLNPAVEQANWKEIYDRVLTVDTQPQMQVLAG encoded by the coding sequence ATGAAAACCATTTGTCTTACCGCTCAAGAATTTCCTCCTGATGTGGGTGGAGTAGGAGTATCAGCCAAACGAATTGCCTTATTGTTAACCGAACTAGGATATAAAGTTCATGTAGCGGTTTTTCGTGCAGTATTTCGTAAAGAAAGAAAACTCGCTCAAGCAGGAAAATTTTATCGTTCTCGTTGTGAAACTACGGTTCAAGATGATATTACTGTTCATCGATTATATCCTGCAGTTCGTTCTACAGTTGCCCGTGATCAAGATTACTTAATGGATATTTATGGACAGCTAACTACTATAAGCAAACAGTATAAATTTGAATTGGTTCATGCCTTCTTTATCAATGAAACTGGTTTTCTAACTACCATGTTAGCCAAAGAAAATAATCTACCAGTAATCAATAGTGTGCGTGGCGCGGACTTACATAAACATATATTCGATTCTCAACAGCAAAAACAGATAGCTTGGACTTTGGAAAATTCAGACTGGACTACTTTTGTTAGTCAAGATTTAATGCGCCGTGCCAGATTATTTACTCCTATTATTACTAATAAATCTTCCGCATTCTTAAATTCTATTAATCCACTAGATTTTAACAATTTACCCACCCCATCCTTAGTTACTAAACTCAAAGGAATAGTTATTGGTTCTGTTGGCAATTTTAGAGATAAAAAAGGTATAGAATATCTCTTGGATGCCTGCCAAAATATCGCAACTGAATTCACCCTATTATTCGTTGGGGAATTTGTGGCAAAAGAAAAAGAGTATTGGCAACAAGAATTAACCAATAGTGGTTTAGAAGACAAAATAGTCATTACAGGTAAAATAAGCCGAGAGGAAGCATTGGCATATTTACCCTATATGGATATCTTTGCTATACCCTCCCTCAATGATGGTTGCCCTAATGCCCTATTAGAAGCGATGTTAGCTCAAAGAGCAGTAATAGGTACAAATGTTGATGCGATCGCCGAAATTATTGATTCTGGGGTAAATGGTTTATTGGTTAATCCTTATAATAGTGAGGAATTAAGGGATGCGATCGCTCAATTGATTAATCGCCCCTTACTTAGACAAAATTTTGGTAAATTAGCTAAACAAAAAATAGTCCAAGATTTAAATCCTGCTGTCGAACAGGCTAACTGGAAGGAGATTTATGACCGTGTTTTAACAGTAGATACTCAACCTCAGATGCAGGTTTTAGCTGGGTAG